From a region of the Gemmatimonadaceae bacterium genome:
- a CDS encoding PEP-CTERM sorting domain-containing protein gives MRVSSRLAALAAASLIAAGTAGAQNFAFNVSACFYTSSSCSSYADPASYSWNSGNAKIKFDGNSVSGTANSLGLFTFNLGTFSFERDGSTTSVPSDLRMRLSIDFTQPTNVGTDPYNSFRADIDGAVKEVSGPDQGDIAWSFDPTQTIFTGGTTGFFRFTVDNYNMPSYATSATMTGSIQCLTQATSTSSKGQYYDDESGPSYNSAPCSSASGGVSSVVPEPSTYALMGAGLLGLSFVARRRRQQQV, from the coding sequence ATGCGTGTTTCCTCCCGACTGGCCGCGCTGGCGGCTGCTTCCCTGATCGCCGCCGGCACCGCTGGCGCGCAGAACTTCGCGTTCAACGTCTCGGCCTGCTTTTACACGAGCAGCAGCTGCAGCTCGTACGCCGACCCGGCGTCGTACTCGTGGAACAGCGGCAACGCGAAGATCAAGTTCGACGGCAACAGCGTGAGTGGGACTGCCAACTCGCTGGGGCTGTTCACGTTCAACCTGGGCACGTTCTCGTTCGAGCGGGACGGCAGCACCACATCGGTTCCGAGCGATCTCCGTATGCGTCTCTCGATCGACTTCACGCAGCCGACCAACGTGGGCACGGATCCCTACAATTCGTTCCGAGCCGACATCGATGGGGCGGTGAAGGAGGTATCGGGCCCAGATCAGGGCGACATCGCGTGGAGCTTCGATCCGACGCAGACGATCTTCACTGGCGGCACCACCGGTTTCTTCCGCTTCACGGTCGACAACTACAACATGCCGTCCTACGCGACCTCCGCGACGATGACCGGCTCGATCCAGTGCCTTACGCAGGCGACGTCGACCTCGTCAAAGGGTCAGTACTACGACGATGAATCTGGCCCGTCGTACAACTCCGCGCCGTGTTCGTCGGCCTCGGGCGGCGTGAGCAGCGTCGTGCCGGAGCCGTCGACCTACGCCCTGATGGGTGCCGGCCTGCTCGGCCTTAGCTTCGTCGCCCGCCGCCGCCGTCAGCAGCAGGTCTGA
- a CDS encoding HTTM domain-containing protein: MTSLSRRETLLDRLRIESALGFFNILWALSACAHTLEDHPFVGWLTYLLAIQLIVRPERLAAFVLFAAGHLAIVVAQFPTAANHTVIAALVDLALLVAVAPELLAVRDGDWRTRVWDRVRLPIAVTLVVVYGFAAFHKLNTDFLTPAVSCATELLARIGDLNGVPFTPPPTIASLNIYATLAIEVLIPTLLVIRRTRHWGALLGVAFHTILGWARFFDFSTAAFALYLLFFERDDLLARLRRLPAWLGSSLLIGFGGLAFWSIVLYGLRGNPVVVAFGSDRALTADLLMHLSWTLGVFPTLVAVFWQPVVPHHGSTGSLWSRLGPLGVVLPLLAFLNGATSYLGLKTVANFSMFSNLRTEGGQTNHLLVPASALFVADYQRELVTVDSLSAVRSTSFPWWTRYTGTGMPTWAREMPGARVPFIELKRTVQLWKHVGQEAISVRYVREGQTIQLADASRDSTLMAPLSFVERQLFAWRAVNADGTASRCRW, translated from the coding sequence ATGACTTCGCTCTCCCGACGCGAAACGTTGCTCGACCGGCTTCGGATCGAGTCCGCCCTTGGGTTCTTCAACATTCTCTGGGCGCTCTCCGCCTGTGCCCACACCCTCGAGGACCATCCGTTCGTCGGGTGGCTGACCTATCTGCTGGCGATCCAGCTGATCGTCCGGCCGGAACGGCTGGCCGCCTTTGTGCTGTTCGCGGCCGGGCACCTGGCCATCGTGGTGGCCCAGTTTCCTACGGCGGCGAATCACACCGTGATTGCCGCGTTAGTGGACCTTGCGCTGCTGGTCGCCGTGGCGCCGGAGCTGTTGGCGGTGCGCGACGGAGACTGGCGAACGCGTGTCTGGGACCGTGTCCGCCTCCCGATCGCCGTCACACTCGTCGTGGTGTACGGGTTCGCGGCGTTCCACAAGCTCAATACGGATTTTCTGACGCCGGCCGTCAGTTGCGCCACGGAATTGCTCGCGCGCATTGGCGACCTGAACGGCGTGCCGTTCACACCGCCGCCGACTATTGCCTCCCTCAACATCTACGCGACGCTGGCGATTGAAGTCTTGATCCCCACGCTGCTGGTGATTCGCCGGACCCGCCATTGGGGTGCGCTCCTTGGGGTGGCCTTCCACACCATTCTGGGGTGGGCGCGCTTCTTCGACTTCTCGACCGCGGCATTCGCCCTGTACCTGCTGTTCTTCGAACGCGATGATCTGCTGGCGCGCCTGCGGCGGCTGCCGGCCTGGCTGGGCAGCTCGCTGCTGATCGGCTTCGGTGGGCTCGCCTTCTGGTCGATCGTGCTGTATGGCCTGCGCGGAAATCCGGTGGTCGTGGCGTTCGGCTCCGACCGTGCGCTGACCGCCGACCTGTTGATGCACCTGTCGTGGACGCTTGGGGTGTTCCCCACGCTGGTGGCGGTCTTCTGGCAACCGGTCGTGCCTCACCACGGCTCGACGGGGTCGCTCTGGAGCCGCCTCGGACCGCTCGGCGTCGTCCTTCCACTGTTGGCGTTTCTGAACGGCGCCACGTCGTATCTGGGGCTCAAGACCGTCGCGAACTTCTCGATGTTCAGCAACCTGCGTACGGAGGGCGGCCAGACGAACCACCTGCTGGTGCCCGCCAGCGCGCTGTTCGTTGCCGATTATCAGCGCGAGTTGGTAACGGTGGACTCACTGTCGGCGGTGCGGAGCACGTCCTTTCCGTGGTGGACGCGATATACCGGCACGGGCATGCCCACGTGGGCGCGTGAAATGCCCGGAGCCCGGGTGCCATTCATTGAGCTCAAGCGCACGGTGCAGCTGTGGAAGCATGTCGGCCAGGAGGCGATCAGCGTCCGCTACGTCCGCGAGGGACAAACGATCCAGCTGGCGGATGCGAGCCGTGATTCGACGCTGATGGCGCCGCTGTCCTTCGTGGAGCGCCAGTTGTTCGCGTGGCGGGCGGTGAACGCAGATGGCACGGCGTCGCGATGCCGGTGGTGA